From Anopheles darlingi chromosome 2, idAnoDarlMG_H_01, whole genome shotgun sequence, the proteins below share one genomic window:
- the LOC125950609 gene encoding C-terminal-binding protein isoform X1: MMPKRSRLGDVRGPISNGPMQSRPLVALLDGRDCSIEMPILKDVATVAFCDAQSTSEIHEKVLNEAVGALMWHTIILTKEDLEKFKALRIIVRIGSGVDNIDVKAAGELGIAVCNVPGYGVEEVADTTMCLILNLYRRTYWLANMVREGKKFTGPEQVRDAAQGCARIRGDTLGLVGLGRIGSAVALRAKVFGFNVSFYDPYLPDGIEKSLGLNRVYTLQELLFHSDCVSLHCTLNEHNHHLINEFTIKQMRPGAFLVNTARGGLVDDEALAVALKQGRIRAAALDVHENEPYNVFQGALKDAPNLLCTPHAAFYSEAATTELREMAASEIRRAIIGNIPECLRNCVNKEYFLRSSTGGGAGGYSEAGINGGYYSGGLQQAHSTTPLEAPHSAGSHAPPSGGGPPPPSVAVPPVSAVTAPPPQAS; encoded by the exons ATGATGCCGAAACGTTCCCGCCTGGGTGACGTCCGCGGACCCATCTCGAATGGGCCGATGCAGTCGCGACCGCTGGTGGCGCTGCTTGATGGGCGCGACTGCTCGATCGAGATGCCGATACTGAAGgatgtggccaccgttgcatTCTGCGACGCACAGAGCACCTCAGAGATTCACGAAAAA GTATTAAATGAAGCCGTTGGCGCACTTATGTGGCACACAATCATTCTGACGAAAGAGGATCTGGAAAAGTTCAAAGCACTCCGGATAATCGTCCGGATTGGCAGCGGAGTTGACAACATTGATGTGAAGGCGGCCGGCGAACTTGGCATTGCCGTATGCAACGTGCCGGGTTATGGCGTGGAAGAGGTTGCCGATACGACCATGTGCTTGATACTGAACCTATACCGAAGGACCTACTGGCTGGCGAACATGGTGCGGGAAGGCAAGAAATTTACCGGCCCTGAACAAGTGCGAGATGCAGCGCAG GGTTGCGCCAGAATACGCGGTGACACTCTCGGACTGGTCGGGCTGGGGCGCATCGGCAGTGCGGTGGCACTGAGAGCAAAAGTTTTTGGTTTCAACGTGAGCTTCTACGACCCCTACCTGCCGGACGGGATTGAGAAATCGCTCGGTCTCAACCGCGTCTACACCCTGCAGGAGCTGCTGTTCCACTCCGATTGCGTGTCTCTGCACTGTACATTAAATGAACATAATCATCACCTAATCAATGAATTCACGATTAAACAG atgAGACCAGGTGCATTTCTGGTGAATACGGCACGTGGTGGCCTAGTGGATGACGAGGCCCTGGCCGTCGCACTGAAACAGGGCCGAATCCGGGCGGCAGCCCTTGACGTTCATGAGAATGAGCCATACAATGTATTTCAG GGTGCACTAAAGGACGCCCCGAACCTACTATGTACGCCACATGCAGCCTTCTACAGCGAAGCGGCTACGACGGAGCTGCGCGAGATGGCGGCAAGTGAAATCCGGCGGGCAATCATTGGCAATATTCCGGAGTGTCTCCGGAACTGCGTAAACAAGGAGTACTTCCTGCGCTCGTcaacgggtggtggtgccggcggcTACTCCGAAG CTGGTATAAATGGCGGCTATTATTCAGGTGGATTACAGCAAGCCCATAGTACAACACCGCTCGAGGCACCGCACAGTGCAGGATCGCATGCGCCACCCAGCGGCGGCGGTCCCCCGCCACCGTCCGTTGCCGTACCGCCTGTTTCCGCTGTtacagcgccaccaccacaag CCTCTTAG
- the LOC125950609 gene encoding C-terminal-binding protein isoform X5: MMPKRSRLGDVRGPISNGPMQSRPLVALLDGRDCSIEMPILKDVATVAFCDAQSTSEIHEKVLNEAVGALMWHTIILTKEDLEKFKALRIIVRIGSGVDNIDVKAAGELGIAVCNVPGYGVEEVADTTMCLILNLYRRTYWLANMVREGKKFTGPEQVRDAAQGCARIRGDTLGLVGLGRIGSAVALRAKVFGFNVSFYDPYLPDGIEKSLGLNRVYTLQELLFHSDCVSLHCTLNEHNHHLINEFTIKQMRPGAFLVNTARGGLVDDEALAVALKQGRIRAAALDVHENEPYNVFQGALKDAPNLLCTPHAAFYSEAATTELREMAASEIRRAIIGNIPECLRNCVNKEYFLRSSTGGGAGGYSEEKNL, translated from the exons ATGATGCCGAAACGTTCCCGCCTGGGTGACGTCCGCGGACCCATCTCGAATGGGCCGATGCAGTCGCGACCGCTGGTGGCGCTGCTTGATGGGCGCGACTGCTCGATCGAGATGCCGATACTGAAGgatgtggccaccgttgcatTCTGCGACGCACAGAGCACCTCAGAGATTCACGAAAAA GTATTAAATGAAGCCGTTGGCGCACTTATGTGGCACACAATCATTCTGACGAAAGAGGATCTGGAAAAGTTCAAAGCACTCCGGATAATCGTCCGGATTGGCAGCGGAGTTGACAACATTGATGTGAAGGCGGCCGGCGAACTTGGCATTGCCGTATGCAACGTGCCGGGTTATGGCGTGGAAGAGGTTGCCGATACGACCATGTGCTTGATACTGAACCTATACCGAAGGACCTACTGGCTGGCGAACATGGTGCGGGAAGGCAAGAAATTTACCGGCCCTGAACAAGTGCGAGATGCAGCGCAG GGTTGCGCCAGAATACGCGGTGACACTCTCGGACTGGTCGGGCTGGGGCGCATCGGCAGTGCGGTGGCACTGAGAGCAAAAGTTTTTGGTTTCAACGTGAGCTTCTACGACCCCTACCTGCCGGACGGGATTGAGAAATCGCTCGGTCTCAACCGCGTCTACACCCTGCAGGAGCTGCTGTTCCACTCCGATTGCGTGTCTCTGCACTGTACATTAAATGAACATAATCATCACCTAATCAATGAATTCACGATTAAACAG atgAGACCAGGTGCATTTCTGGTGAATACGGCACGTGGTGGCCTAGTGGATGACGAGGCCCTGGCCGTCGCACTGAAACAGGGCCGAATCCGGGCGGCAGCCCTTGACGTTCATGAGAATGAGCCATACAATGTATTTCAG GGTGCACTAAAGGACGCCCCGAACCTACTATGTACGCCACATGCAGCCTTCTACAGCGAAGCGGCTACGACGGAGCTGCGCGAGATGGCGGCAAGTGAAATCCGGCGGGCAATCATTGGCAATATTCCGGAGTGTCTCCGGAACTGCGTAAACAAGGAGTACTTCCTGCGCTCGTcaacgggtggtggtgccggcggcTACTCCGAAG AAAAAAACTTATAG
- the LOC125950609 gene encoding C-terminal-binding protein isoform X3, giving the protein MMPKRSRLGDVRGPISNGPMQSRPLVALLDGRDCSIEMPILKDVATVAFCDAQSTSEIHEKVLNEAVGALMWHTIILTKEDLEKFKALRIIVRIGSGVDNIDVKAAGELGIAVCNVPGYGVEEVADTTMCLILNLYRRTYWLANMVREGKKFTGPEQVRDAAQGCARIRGDTLGLVGLGRIGSAVALRAKVFGFNVSFYDPYLPDGIEKSLGLNRVYTLQELLFHSDCVSLHCTLNEHNHHLINEFTIKQMRPGAFLVNTARGGLVDDEALAVALKQGRIRAAALDVHENEPYNVFQGALKDAPNLLCTPHAAFYSEAATTELREMAASEIRRAIIGNIPECLRNCVNKEYFLRSSTGGGAGGYSEGGLQQAHSTTPLEAPHSAGSHAPPSGGGPPPPSVAVPPVSAVTAPPPQAS; this is encoded by the exons ATGATGCCGAAACGTTCCCGCCTGGGTGACGTCCGCGGACCCATCTCGAATGGGCCGATGCAGTCGCGACCGCTGGTGGCGCTGCTTGATGGGCGCGACTGCTCGATCGAGATGCCGATACTGAAGgatgtggccaccgttgcatTCTGCGACGCACAGAGCACCTCAGAGATTCACGAAAAA GTATTAAATGAAGCCGTTGGCGCACTTATGTGGCACACAATCATTCTGACGAAAGAGGATCTGGAAAAGTTCAAAGCACTCCGGATAATCGTCCGGATTGGCAGCGGAGTTGACAACATTGATGTGAAGGCGGCCGGCGAACTTGGCATTGCCGTATGCAACGTGCCGGGTTATGGCGTGGAAGAGGTTGCCGATACGACCATGTGCTTGATACTGAACCTATACCGAAGGACCTACTGGCTGGCGAACATGGTGCGGGAAGGCAAGAAATTTACCGGCCCTGAACAAGTGCGAGATGCAGCGCAG GGTTGCGCCAGAATACGCGGTGACACTCTCGGACTGGTCGGGCTGGGGCGCATCGGCAGTGCGGTGGCACTGAGAGCAAAAGTTTTTGGTTTCAACGTGAGCTTCTACGACCCCTACCTGCCGGACGGGATTGAGAAATCGCTCGGTCTCAACCGCGTCTACACCCTGCAGGAGCTGCTGTTCCACTCCGATTGCGTGTCTCTGCACTGTACATTAAATGAACATAATCATCACCTAATCAATGAATTCACGATTAAACAG atgAGACCAGGTGCATTTCTGGTGAATACGGCACGTGGTGGCCTAGTGGATGACGAGGCCCTGGCCGTCGCACTGAAACAGGGCCGAATCCGGGCGGCAGCCCTTGACGTTCATGAGAATGAGCCATACAATGTATTTCAG GGTGCACTAAAGGACGCCCCGAACCTACTATGTACGCCACATGCAGCCTTCTACAGCGAAGCGGCTACGACGGAGCTGCGCGAGATGGCGGCAAGTGAAATCCGGCGGGCAATCATTGGCAATATTCCGGAGTGTCTCCGGAACTGCGTAAACAAGGAGTACTTCCTGCGCTCGTcaacgggtggtggtgccggcggcTACTCCGAAG GTGGATTACAGCAAGCCCATAGTACAACACCGCTCGAGGCACCGCACAGTGCAGGATCGCATGCGCCACCCAGCGGCGGCGGTCCCCCGCCACCGTCCGTTGCCGTACCGCCTGTTTCCGCTGTtacagcgccaccaccacaag CCTCTTAG
- the LOC125950609 gene encoding C-terminal-binding protein isoform X9, with amino-acid sequence MMPKRSRLGDVRGPISNGPMQSRPLVALLDGRDCSIEMPILKDVATVAFCDAQSTSEIHEKVLNEAVGALMWHTIILTKEDLEKFKALRIIVRIGSGVDNIDVKAAGELGIAVCNVPGYGVEEVADTTMCLILNLYRRTYWLANMVREGKKFTGPEQVRDAAQGCARIRGDTLGLVGLGRIGSAVALRAKVFGFNVSFYDPYLPDGIEKSLGLNRVYTLQELLFHSDCVSLHCTLNEHNHHLINEFTIKQMRPGAFLVNTARGGLVDDEALAVALKQGRIRAAALDVHENEPYNVFQGALKDAPNLLCTPHAAFYSEAATTELREMAASEIRRAIIGNIPECLRNCVNKEYFLRSSTGGGAGGYSEAGINGGYYSGGLQQAHSTTPLEAPHSAGSHAPPSGGGPPPPSVAVPPVSAVTAPPPQGITHSSISRTPLSAPDPSNHHSVKPEPSEATTMRIEANRQWNFAHHTIQNGEFVSKTEIERV; translated from the exons ATGATGCCGAAACGTTCCCGCCTGGGTGACGTCCGCGGACCCATCTCGAATGGGCCGATGCAGTCGCGACCGCTGGTGGCGCTGCTTGATGGGCGCGACTGCTCGATCGAGATGCCGATACTGAAGgatgtggccaccgttgcatTCTGCGACGCACAGAGCACCTCAGAGATTCACGAAAAA GTATTAAATGAAGCCGTTGGCGCACTTATGTGGCACACAATCATTCTGACGAAAGAGGATCTGGAAAAGTTCAAAGCACTCCGGATAATCGTCCGGATTGGCAGCGGAGTTGACAACATTGATGTGAAGGCGGCCGGCGAACTTGGCATTGCCGTATGCAACGTGCCGGGTTATGGCGTGGAAGAGGTTGCCGATACGACCATGTGCTTGATACTGAACCTATACCGAAGGACCTACTGGCTGGCGAACATGGTGCGGGAAGGCAAGAAATTTACCGGCCCTGAACAAGTGCGAGATGCAGCGCAG GGTTGCGCCAGAATACGCGGTGACACTCTCGGACTGGTCGGGCTGGGGCGCATCGGCAGTGCGGTGGCACTGAGAGCAAAAGTTTTTGGTTTCAACGTGAGCTTCTACGACCCCTACCTGCCGGACGGGATTGAGAAATCGCTCGGTCTCAACCGCGTCTACACCCTGCAGGAGCTGCTGTTCCACTCCGATTGCGTGTCTCTGCACTGTACATTAAATGAACATAATCATCACCTAATCAATGAATTCACGATTAAACAG atgAGACCAGGTGCATTTCTGGTGAATACGGCACGTGGTGGCCTAGTGGATGACGAGGCCCTGGCCGTCGCACTGAAACAGGGCCGAATCCGGGCGGCAGCCCTTGACGTTCATGAGAATGAGCCATACAATGTATTTCAG GGTGCACTAAAGGACGCCCCGAACCTACTATGTACGCCACATGCAGCCTTCTACAGCGAAGCGGCTACGACGGAGCTGCGCGAGATGGCGGCAAGTGAAATCCGGCGGGCAATCATTGGCAATATTCCGGAGTGTCTCCGGAACTGCGTAAACAAGGAGTACTTCCTGCGCTCGTcaacgggtggtggtgccggcggcTACTCCGAAG CTGGTATAAATGGCGGCTATTATTCAGGTGGATTACAGCAAGCCCATAGTACAACACCGCTCGAGGCACCGCACAGTGCAGGATCGCATGCGCCACCCAGCGGCGGCGGTCCCCCGCCACCGTCCGTTGCCGTACCGCCTGTTTCCGCTGTtacagcgccaccaccacaaggtAT TACACACTCATCTATATCGCGGACA CCTCTTAGTGCCCCAGATCCAAGTAATCATCATTCGGTTAAGCCGGAACCATCAGAA GCAACAACCATGAGGATAGAGGCAAATAGGCAGTGGAACTTCGCGCACCATACCATACAAAACGGAGAGTTTGTGTCAAAAACTGAAATAGAACGCGTATGA
- the LOC125950609 gene encoding C-terminal-binding protein isoform X7 — protein MMPKRSRLGDVRGPISNGPMQSRPLVALLDGRDCSIEMPILKDVATVAFCDAQSTSEIHEKVLNEAVGALMWHTIILTKEDLEKFKALRIIVRIGSGVDNIDVKAAGELGIAVCNVPGYGVEEVADTTMCLILNLYRRTYWLANMVREGKKFTGPEQVRDAAQGCARIRGDTLGLVGLGRIGSAVALRAKVFGFNVSFYDPYLPDGIEKSLGLNRVYTLQELLFHSDCVSLHCTLNEHNHHLINEFTIKQMRPGAFLVNTARGGLVDDEALAVALKQGRIRAAALDVHENEPYNVFQGALKDAPNLLCTPHAAFYSEAATTELREMAASEIRRAIIGNIPECLRNCVNKEYFLRSSTGGGAGGYSEEK, from the exons ATGATGCCGAAACGTTCCCGCCTGGGTGACGTCCGCGGACCCATCTCGAATGGGCCGATGCAGTCGCGACCGCTGGTGGCGCTGCTTGATGGGCGCGACTGCTCGATCGAGATGCCGATACTGAAGgatgtggccaccgttgcatTCTGCGACGCACAGAGCACCTCAGAGATTCACGAAAAA GTATTAAATGAAGCCGTTGGCGCACTTATGTGGCACACAATCATTCTGACGAAAGAGGATCTGGAAAAGTTCAAAGCACTCCGGATAATCGTCCGGATTGGCAGCGGAGTTGACAACATTGATGTGAAGGCGGCCGGCGAACTTGGCATTGCCGTATGCAACGTGCCGGGTTATGGCGTGGAAGAGGTTGCCGATACGACCATGTGCTTGATACTGAACCTATACCGAAGGACCTACTGGCTGGCGAACATGGTGCGGGAAGGCAAGAAATTTACCGGCCCTGAACAAGTGCGAGATGCAGCGCAG GGTTGCGCCAGAATACGCGGTGACACTCTCGGACTGGTCGGGCTGGGGCGCATCGGCAGTGCGGTGGCACTGAGAGCAAAAGTTTTTGGTTTCAACGTGAGCTTCTACGACCCCTACCTGCCGGACGGGATTGAGAAATCGCTCGGTCTCAACCGCGTCTACACCCTGCAGGAGCTGCTGTTCCACTCCGATTGCGTGTCTCTGCACTGTACATTAAATGAACATAATCATCACCTAATCAATGAATTCACGATTAAACAG atgAGACCAGGTGCATTTCTGGTGAATACGGCACGTGGTGGCCTAGTGGATGACGAGGCCCTGGCCGTCGCACTGAAACAGGGCCGAATCCGGGCGGCAGCCCTTGACGTTCATGAGAATGAGCCATACAATGTATTTCAG GGTGCACTAAAGGACGCCCCGAACCTACTATGTACGCCACATGCAGCCTTCTACAGCGAAGCGGCTACGACGGAGCTGCGCGAGATGGCGGCAAGTGAAATCCGGCGGGCAATCATTGGCAATATTCCGGAGTGTCTCCGGAACTGCGTAAACAAGGAGTACTTCCTGCGCTCGTcaacgggtggtggtgccggcggcTACTCCGAAG aaaagtga
- the LOC125950609 gene encoding C-terminal-binding protein isoform X2, giving the protein MMPKRSRLGDVRGPISNGPMQSRPLVALLDGRDCSIEMPILKDVATVAFCDAQSTSEIHEKVLNEAVGALMWHTIILTKEDLEKFKALRIIVRIGSGVDNIDVKAAGELGIAVCNVPGYGVEEVADTTMCLILNLYRRTYWLANMVREGKKFTGPEQVRDAAQGCARIRGDTLGLVGLGRIGSAVALRAKVFGFNVSFYDPYLPDGIEKSLGLNRVYTLQELLFHSDCVSLHCTLNEHNHHLINEFTIKQMRPGAFLVNTARGGLVDDEALAVALKQGRIRAAALDVHENEPYNGALKDAPNLLCTPHAAFYSEAATTELREMAASEIRRAIIGNIPECLRNCVNKEYFLRSSTGGGAGGYSEAGINGGYYSGGLQQAHSTTPLEAPHSAGSHAPPSGGGPPPPSVAVPPVSAVTAPPPQAS; this is encoded by the exons ATGATGCCGAAACGTTCCCGCCTGGGTGACGTCCGCGGACCCATCTCGAATGGGCCGATGCAGTCGCGACCGCTGGTGGCGCTGCTTGATGGGCGCGACTGCTCGATCGAGATGCCGATACTGAAGgatgtggccaccgttgcatTCTGCGACGCACAGAGCACCTCAGAGATTCACGAAAAA GTATTAAATGAAGCCGTTGGCGCACTTATGTGGCACACAATCATTCTGACGAAAGAGGATCTGGAAAAGTTCAAAGCACTCCGGATAATCGTCCGGATTGGCAGCGGAGTTGACAACATTGATGTGAAGGCGGCCGGCGAACTTGGCATTGCCGTATGCAACGTGCCGGGTTATGGCGTGGAAGAGGTTGCCGATACGACCATGTGCTTGATACTGAACCTATACCGAAGGACCTACTGGCTGGCGAACATGGTGCGGGAAGGCAAGAAATTTACCGGCCCTGAACAAGTGCGAGATGCAGCGCAG GGTTGCGCCAGAATACGCGGTGACACTCTCGGACTGGTCGGGCTGGGGCGCATCGGCAGTGCGGTGGCACTGAGAGCAAAAGTTTTTGGTTTCAACGTGAGCTTCTACGACCCCTACCTGCCGGACGGGATTGAGAAATCGCTCGGTCTCAACCGCGTCTACACCCTGCAGGAGCTGCTGTTCCACTCCGATTGCGTGTCTCTGCACTGTACATTAAATGAACATAATCATCACCTAATCAATGAATTCACGATTAAACAG atgAGACCAGGTGCATTTCTGGTGAATACGGCACGTGGTGGCCTAGTGGATGACGAGGCCCTGGCCGTCGCACTGAAACAGGGCCGAATCCGGGCGGCAGCCCTTGACGTTCATGAGAATGAGCCATACAAT GGTGCACTAAAGGACGCCCCGAACCTACTATGTACGCCACATGCAGCCTTCTACAGCGAAGCGGCTACGACGGAGCTGCGCGAGATGGCGGCAAGTGAAATCCGGCGGGCAATCATTGGCAATATTCCGGAGTGTCTCCGGAACTGCGTAAACAAGGAGTACTTCCTGCGCTCGTcaacgggtggtggtgccggcggcTACTCCGAAG CTGGTATAAATGGCGGCTATTATTCAGGTGGATTACAGCAAGCCCATAGTACAACACCGCTCGAGGCACCGCACAGTGCAGGATCGCATGCGCCACCCAGCGGCGGCGGTCCCCCGCCACCGTCCGTTGCCGTACCGCCTGTTTCCGCTGTtacagcgccaccaccacaag CCTCTTAG
- the LOC125950609 gene encoding C-terminal-binding protein isoform X4, whose product MMPKRSRLGDVRGPISNGPMQSRPLVALLDGRDCSIEMPILKDVATVAFCDAQSTSEIHEKVLNEAVGALMWHTIILTKEDLEKFKALRIIVRIGSGVDNIDVKAAGELGIAVCNVPGYGVEEVADTTMCLILNLYRRTYWLANMVREGKKFTGPEQVRDAAQGCARIRGDTLGLVGLGRIGSAVALRAKVFGFNVSFYDPYLPDGIEKSLGLNRVYTLQELLFHSDCVSLHCTLNEHNHHLINEFTIKQMRPGAFLVNTARGGLVDDEALAVALKQGRIRAAALDVHENEPYNVFQGALKDAPNLLCTPHAAFYSEAATTELREMAASEIRRAIIGNIPECLRNCVNKEYFLRSSTGGGAGGYSEGNNHEDRGK is encoded by the exons ATGATGCCGAAACGTTCCCGCCTGGGTGACGTCCGCGGACCCATCTCGAATGGGCCGATGCAGTCGCGACCGCTGGTGGCGCTGCTTGATGGGCGCGACTGCTCGATCGAGATGCCGATACTGAAGgatgtggccaccgttgcatTCTGCGACGCACAGAGCACCTCAGAGATTCACGAAAAA GTATTAAATGAAGCCGTTGGCGCACTTATGTGGCACACAATCATTCTGACGAAAGAGGATCTGGAAAAGTTCAAAGCACTCCGGATAATCGTCCGGATTGGCAGCGGAGTTGACAACATTGATGTGAAGGCGGCCGGCGAACTTGGCATTGCCGTATGCAACGTGCCGGGTTATGGCGTGGAAGAGGTTGCCGATACGACCATGTGCTTGATACTGAACCTATACCGAAGGACCTACTGGCTGGCGAACATGGTGCGGGAAGGCAAGAAATTTACCGGCCCTGAACAAGTGCGAGATGCAGCGCAG GGTTGCGCCAGAATACGCGGTGACACTCTCGGACTGGTCGGGCTGGGGCGCATCGGCAGTGCGGTGGCACTGAGAGCAAAAGTTTTTGGTTTCAACGTGAGCTTCTACGACCCCTACCTGCCGGACGGGATTGAGAAATCGCTCGGTCTCAACCGCGTCTACACCCTGCAGGAGCTGCTGTTCCACTCCGATTGCGTGTCTCTGCACTGTACATTAAATGAACATAATCATCACCTAATCAATGAATTCACGATTAAACAG atgAGACCAGGTGCATTTCTGGTGAATACGGCACGTGGTGGCCTAGTGGATGACGAGGCCCTGGCCGTCGCACTGAAACAGGGCCGAATCCGGGCGGCAGCCCTTGACGTTCATGAGAATGAGCCATACAATGTATTTCAG GGTGCACTAAAGGACGCCCCGAACCTACTATGTACGCCACATGCAGCCTTCTACAGCGAAGCGGCTACGACGGAGCTGCGCGAGATGGCGGCAAGTGAAATCCGGCGGGCAATCATTGGCAATATTCCGGAGTGTCTCCGGAACTGCGTAAACAAGGAGTACTTCCTGCGCTCGTcaacgggtggtggtgccggcggcTACTCCGAAG GCAACAACCATGAGGATAGAGGCAAATAG
- the LOC125950609 gene encoding C-terminal-binding protein isoform X6 codes for MMPKRSRLGDVRGPISNGPMQSRPLVALLDGRDCSIEMPILKDVATVAFCDAQSTSEIHEKVLNEAVGALMWHTIILTKEDLEKFKALRIIVRIGSGVDNIDVKAAGELGIAVCNVPGYGVEEVADTTMCLILNLYRRTYWLANMVREGKKFTGPEQVRDAAQGCARIRGDTLGLVGLGRIGSAVALRAKVFGFNVSFYDPYLPDGIEKSLGLNRVYTLQELLFHSDCVSLHCTLNEHNHHLINEFTIKQMRPGAFLVNTARGGLVDDEALAVALKQGRIRAAALDVHENEPYNVFQGALKDAPNLLCTPHAAFYSEAATTELREMAASEIRRAIIGNIPECLRNCVNKEYFLRSSTGGGAGGYSEAS; via the exons ATGATGCCGAAACGTTCCCGCCTGGGTGACGTCCGCGGACCCATCTCGAATGGGCCGATGCAGTCGCGACCGCTGGTGGCGCTGCTTGATGGGCGCGACTGCTCGATCGAGATGCCGATACTGAAGgatgtggccaccgttgcatTCTGCGACGCACAGAGCACCTCAGAGATTCACGAAAAA GTATTAAATGAAGCCGTTGGCGCACTTATGTGGCACACAATCATTCTGACGAAAGAGGATCTGGAAAAGTTCAAAGCACTCCGGATAATCGTCCGGATTGGCAGCGGAGTTGACAACATTGATGTGAAGGCGGCCGGCGAACTTGGCATTGCCGTATGCAACGTGCCGGGTTATGGCGTGGAAGAGGTTGCCGATACGACCATGTGCTTGATACTGAACCTATACCGAAGGACCTACTGGCTGGCGAACATGGTGCGGGAAGGCAAGAAATTTACCGGCCCTGAACAAGTGCGAGATGCAGCGCAG GGTTGCGCCAGAATACGCGGTGACACTCTCGGACTGGTCGGGCTGGGGCGCATCGGCAGTGCGGTGGCACTGAGAGCAAAAGTTTTTGGTTTCAACGTGAGCTTCTACGACCCCTACCTGCCGGACGGGATTGAGAAATCGCTCGGTCTCAACCGCGTCTACACCCTGCAGGAGCTGCTGTTCCACTCCGATTGCGTGTCTCTGCACTGTACATTAAATGAACATAATCATCACCTAATCAATGAATTCACGATTAAACAG atgAGACCAGGTGCATTTCTGGTGAATACGGCACGTGGTGGCCTAGTGGATGACGAGGCCCTGGCCGTCGCACTGAAACAGGGCCGAATCCGGGCGGCAGCCCTTGACGTTCATGAGAATGAGCCATACAATGTATTTCAG GGTGCACTAAAGGACGCCCCGAACCTACTATGTACGCCACATGCAGCCTTCTACAGCGAAGCGGCTACGACGGAGCTGCGCGAGATGGCGGCAAGTGAAATCCGGCGGGCAATCATTGGCAATATTCCGGAGTGTCTCCGGAACTGCGTAAACAAGGAGTACTTCCTGCGCTCGTcaacgggtggtggtgccggcggcTACTCCGAAG CCTCTTAG